The Gemmata palustris genome includes a region encoding these proteins:
- a CDS encoding MFS transporter, translating to MPSPDPTPDAPHAVARGTRIKVALRLLPLLFLLYIIAYLDRANVGFAKLKMKDDLGFSDTVFGVGVALFFIGYLFLEIPGALLVEHWSARKWFARILVTWGFCSMAMALVETPTQFYVARFFLGLAEAGFFPGVIVYFTHWFPRKDRARAMSVMLLGVPLSLALGARVSAVLLEQNWFDIKGWQWVFLVEGAPAVLLGAVVPFLLTDRPRNAKWLTPEERDWLESTLEAERQAASSTGTVSLKQALGARNVWLLALAILATNIAGYVFVFWLATMVEGLLAATGRGSGATNVLNWTGCVYLCGFVAVLVSGWSSDRTGDRKWHCVTGQVGAGVTFALALVPGQPWGAVFAWLCLAGFFSMFWFTPFWVLPTLTLTSSAAAVAIGVINMCGNLAGAIGSPLLGALRDAGFSDQASMAFVTVCFVLGAVFVALVRVAPPVEELDD from the coding sequence ATGCCCTCTCCCGACCCCACTCCCGACGCCCCCCACGCGGTCGCGCGCGGCACCCGAATCAAGGTCGCCTTGCGCCTCCTCCCGCTGCTGTTCCTCCTCTACATCATCGCGTACCTCGATCGCGCCAACGTCGGCTTCGCCAAGCTCAAGATGAAGGACGACCTCGGCTTCTCCGACACCGTGTTCGGCGTCGGCGTCGCGCTGTTCTTCATCGGGTACCTGTTCCTCGAGATCCCCGGGGCGCTGCTGGTCGAGCACTGGAGCGCGCGGAAGTGGTTCGCGCGCATCCTCGTCACCTGGGGCTTCTGTTCGATGGCGATGGCGCTGGTCGAAACGCCCACGCAGTTCTACGTCGCCCGCTTCTTCCTCGGGCTCGCGGAAGCCGGGTTCTTCCCGGGCGTGATCGTCTACTTCACCCACTGGTTCCCGCGGAAGGACCGCGCGCGGGCGATGTCCGTGATGCTGCTGGGCGTGCCACTCAGCCTCGCGCTCGGGGCGCGCGTGTCCGCGGTGCTGCTCGAACAGAACTGGTTCGACATCAAGGGCTGGCAGTGGGTGTTCCTGGTCGAGGGCGCGCCGGCCGTGCTCTTGGGAGCCGTGGTGCCGTTCCTGCTCACGGACCGCCCGCGGAACGCGAAGTGGCTCACGCCGGAAGAGCGCGACTGGCTCGAAAGCACCCTGGAAGCGGAGCGCCAAGCGGCCAGTTCGACCGGGACCGTTTCGCTCAAACAGGCACTCGGGGCGCGAAACGTCTGGCTGCTCGCGCTGGCGATCCTCGCCACGAACATTGCCGGGTACGTGTTCGTTTTCTGGCTCGCGACAATGGTCGAAGGGCTGCTCGCGGCGACGGGGCGCGGGTCGGGCGCGACCAACGTGCTGAACTGGACCGGGTGCGTTTACCTGTGCGGGTTCGTCGCGGTGCTCGTGTCGGGCTGGTCTTCGGACCGCACCGGGGACCGCAAGTGGCACTGCGTCACGGGGCAGGTCGGAGCGGGCGTGACCTTCGCGCTCGCGCTCGTCCCGGGGCAACCGTGGGGCGCGGTGTTCGCGTGGCTGTGCCTGGCCGGGTTCTTCTCGATGTTCTGGTTCACGCCGTTTTGGGTGCTCCCGACCCTGACGCTCACCTCGTCGGCCGCGGCGGTGGCGATCGGTGTCATCAATATGTGTGGGAATCTCGCGGGCGCGATCGGCTCGCCCCTTTTGGGCGCGCTGCGGGACGCGGGGTTCAGCGATCAGGCTTCGATGGCGTTCGTGACGGTGTGCTTTGTCCTCGGCGCCGTGTTCGTAGCACTGGTACGGGTCGCGCCGCCCGTGGAGGAACTGGATGACTGA
- a CDS encoding response regulator has product MELPPPVAVRVLVVDDNRDAADTLAMLLELRRYDVRVAYDGRAALRSARAWVPDCLISDIRMPGMDGYALAREARTDPALAGVKLVALSAFSDARHVQRAAEAGFDYRITKAADAQELLEVLKMIEQIKELATRTQELAGQNVELAGQTKELLKEVKQEVKEVKQEVQELKKEVKELKEDRGDPTAQ; this is encoded by the coding sequence TTGGAGCTGCCACCCCCGGTCGCCGTTCGCGTCCTGGTCGTCGATGACAACCGCGACGCGGCCGACACCCTTGCCATGTTGCTGGAGTTGCGTCGGTACGACGTGCGGGTCGCTTACGACGGCCGTGCCGCGCTTCGCAGTGCCCGCGCGTGGGTTCCCGACTGCCTGATCTCGGACATCCGAATGCCCGGTATGGACGGGTACGCGCTCGCGCGCGAGGCCCGCACTGATCCGGCACTGGCTGGGGTAAAGTTGGTGGCCCTGTCCGCGTTTTCGGACGCGAGGCACGTGCAGCGGGCCGCCGAAGCCGGGTTCGATTACCGCATTACCAAGGCCGCCGACGCTCAGGAACTGCTGGAGGTACTGAAGATGATCGAACAGATCAAGGAACTCGCGACCCGCACACAAGAGCTCGCCGGGCAGAACGTGGAACTGGCCGGGCAGACGAAGGAACTGCTGAAGGAAGTCAAGCAGGAGGTGAAGGAGGTCAAGCAGGAGGTCCAAGAGTTGAAGAAAGAAGTCAAGGAACTCAAAGAAGACCGCGGCGACCCGACGGCCCAATAA
- a CDS encoding alpha-ketoacid dehydrogenase subunit alpha/beta, giving the protein MTDQQTQPPTGELLRLYRQMLLIRRCEEQLAKSHQRGLVHGACHTYVGQEAIAVGVCAHLRPDDVVFSTHRGHGHALAKGVPPVQLIAELYGRATGCSHGRGGSMHLFSPEVGMMGTSGIVGPCILQAAGAGYSFHLLKRDTVAVAFFGDGAVNNAAFHEGLNLAAIWKLPVLFVCENNQFATEVPFAYAAGNPSVASRGAAYGIPGIELDGNDVVAIRAAAGEAVARARSGGGPTLFECKTYRTRPHAEGMGDYTYRTREDVENWKAKCPIDRLRGVIPGSSAALDAIDAEVQREVEVSQREAEASAWPDASTATAHIYAEARRPAPPPPADSGRVISYSQATLEALGSEMAANPGIFVLGEGIGIRGGNFKTTAGLYDKFGPERLRDTPICERGFVGLGCGAAMTGTRPVIDFMFADFVLDGVGEIVNQIAKMQYMSSGRLKMPILLRGCIGIGHSAATHHSGNYYPMYAHFPGLRVVIPSTPYDAKGLLHHALRCDDPVMFLEPREILSLTGPVPEAAYEIPFGQAAVVSAGTDVTVVAIGQMVRKVLNVVADLGREGISVELIDPRTVAPLDTETIGASVAKTGRLLIVDEAFGLYGIGAEIAAQIADQFFDELDAPIKRLNSLHTPTPYSPPLEAAVVPNTDAIAKAIRDLLAE; this is encoded by the coding sequence ATGACTGACCAGCAGACGCAACCACCCACCGGGGAGCTGCTCCGCCTCTACCGGCAAATGCTCCTCATCCGCCGGTGCGAAGAGCAACTGGCGAAATCCCACCAGCGCGGTTTGGTTCACGGCGCGTGCCACACTTACGTCGGCCAGGAGGCGATCGCGGTCGGCGTGTGCGCGCATTTGCGGCCCGACGACGTGGTGTTCAGCACGCACCGCGGGCACGGGCACGCGCTCGCGAAGGGCGTGCCGCCGGTCCAGCTCATCGCCGAACTGTACGGGCGCGCGACGGGGTGCTCGCACGGGCGCGGCGGGAGCATGCACCTGTTCTCGCCCGAAGTGGGCATGATGGGCACAAGCGGGATCGTCGGCCCGTGCATCCTGCAGGCCGCCGGCGCCGGGTACAGTTTCCACCTGCTGAAGCGGGACACCGTCGCGGTCGCGTTCTTCGGCGACGGCGCGGTGAACAACGCGGCGTTCCACGAGGGGCTGAACCTCGCGGCCATCTGGAAACTGCCCGTCCTGTTCGTGTGCGAGAACAACCAGTTCGCGACCGAGGTGCCGTTCGCCTACGCTGCGGGGAACCCGAGCGTGGCCTCGCGCGGCGCGGCCTACGGCATCCCCGGGATCGAACTCGATGGCAACGACGTGGTCGCGATCCGCGCGGCCGCGGGCGAAGCGGTCGCCCGAGCGCGGAGCGGCGGCGGGCCGACGCTGTTCGAGTGCAAAACGTACCGCACCCGCCCGCACGCGGAGGGTATGGGCGACTACACCTATCGCACCCGCGAGGATGTGGAGAACTGGAAAGCCAAGTGCCCCATCGACCGGCTCCGCGGGGTGATTCCCGGGAGTAGCGCGGCGCTCGATGCCATCGACGCAGAGGTCCAGCGCGAAGTCGAAGTCTCCCAGCGCGAGGCCGAAGCGAGCGCGTGGCCGGACGCTTCAACGGCGACCGCGCACATCTACGCCGAAGCGCGCCGCCCGGCCCCACCTCCACCCGCGGATTCGGGGCGCGTCATCAGTTACTCGCAGGCCACGCTCGAAGCGCTCGGGTCGGAGATGGCGGCGAATCCCGGAATCTTCGTTCTGGGGGAGGGCATCGGTATTCGCGGCGGGAACTTCAAAACGACCGCGGGGCTGTACGACAAGTTCGGCCCGGAGCGCCTGCGCGACACGCCCATCTGTGAACGCGGGTTCGTCGGTTTGGGGTGCGGCGCGGCGATGACCGGCACGCGGCCGGTAATCGACTTCATGTTCGCCGACTTCGTTCTCGACGGCGTGGGCGAGATCGTGAACCAGATCGCGAAGATGCAGTACATGAGTAGCGGGCGGCTCAAGATGCCGATCCTGCTGCGCGGCTGCATCGGCATCGGGCACTCCGCCGCGACGCACCACTCCGGCAACTACTACCCGATGTACGCGCACTTCCCCGGGCTGCGCGTGGTGATCCCGTCCACGCCCTACGACGCGAAGGGGTTGCTGCACCACGCGCTCCGGTGTGACGACCCGGTGATGTTCCTCGAACCGCGCGAAATTCTGTCGCTCACGGGGCCGGTACCGGAAGCGGCTTACGAAATTCCGTTCGGCCAAGCCGCGGTCGTGAGCGCGGGGACCGATGTGACCGTGGTTGCGATCGGGCAAATGGTCCGCAAGGTGCTCAATGTGGTGGCCGATCTCGGCCGCGAAGGGATTTCGGTCGAGCTGATCGACCCGCGAACGGTCGCGCCGCTCGATACGGAGACCATCGGCGCATCGGTCGCGAAGACCGGCCGACTACTCATCGTGGACGAAGCGTTCGGGTTGTACGGCATCGGCGCGGAGATCGCCGCACAAATCGCGGACCAGTTCTTCGACGAACTCGATGCGCCCATCAAGCGCCTGAACAGTCTGCACACACCCACCCCCTACAGCCCGCCGCTCGAAGCCGCGGTGGTGCCGAACACGGACGCCATTGCGAAGGCGATTCGCGACCTCCTTGCCGAGTAA
- a CDS encoding SDR family NAD(P)-dependent oxidoreductase, translated as MKCDLNGTVSLVTGSARGIGQGIADRLAHNGSVVYYTDLVLAEAQAAASVTPNGRALKLDVTKPAEIASVVQQITAECGRLDVLVNNAGVNTMAHRVTIDSFPREEWDRILAVDLTGLYEMSKAAAAVMREHKRGRIINIASIAGLVPLRLQCAFVAAKAGVVNLTRAMALELGSHGVLVNGIAPGSTLTEGTRKLFYGDDGLFKESVQRMLDHVPLGRPGTVDEIAVAALFLADPENSYMNGHILTVDGGWTAGYTRDF; from the coding sequence ATGAAGTGTGACCTGAACGGGACGGTGAGCCTCGTGACCGGATCGGCCCGCGGAATCGGGCAGGGTATCGCGGACCGGCTCGCGCACAACGGCAGTGTCGTTTACTACACCGACCTCGTGCTAGCCGAAGCGCAAGCCGCAGCCTCAGTGACCCCCAACGGGCGCGCGCTCAAACTCGATGTGACGAAGCCGGCCGAGATCGCGTCGGTGGTTCAGCAGATCACGGCCGAGTGCGGGCGGCTCGATGTCCTCGTGAATAACGCGGGCGTGAACACGATGGCCCACCGCGTTACCATCGACTCGTTCCCGCGCGAGGAGTGGGATCGCATTCTCGCGGTGGACCTGACCGGTCTTTACGAGATGAGCAAAGCGGCGGCAGCAGTGATGCGCGAGCACAAGCGCGGGCGCATTATCAACATCGCGTCCATCGCGGGACTGGTGCCGCTGCGGTTGCAGTGCGCGTTCGTTGCGGCGAAGGCGGGCGTGGTGAACCTCACGCGCGCAATGGCACTGGAATTGGGGTCGCACGGAGTTCTGGTGAACGGAATCGCCCCCGGCTCGACGCTCACCGAGGGCACGCGGAAACTCTTCTACGGCGACGACGGGTTGTTCAAAGAGTCCGTTCAGCGGATGCTCGACCACGTCCCGCTCGGGCGCCCCGGCACCGTGGACGAGATCGCGGTCGCGGCGCTGTTCCTCGCCGACCCAGAAAACAGCTACATGAACGGCCACATCCTCACCGTGGACGGCGGGTGGACGGCCGGTTATACCCGCGACTTCTGA
- a CDS encoding formylglycine-generating enzyme family protein: MSVRSRQRRSAAKQVPATTTPPAPARRWPRVLFYLALAGGAFGGAYAATVLTRPGAPAGMVLIPAGEFEMGTAGDTPNKNEQPAHKVRVAAFYMDETEVTNAQFRTFVEDAKYVTTAEKKPDWEEMKKQLPPGTPKPPDDQLVPGSLVFTPPTEKVPTTDAARWWKWVPGACWEHPEGPKSDIKGKDDHPVVHVSWDDATAYAKWAGKRLPTEAEWEYAARGGLVGKRFAWGDEAPTETDGKRANIWQGTFPHENTKTDGWERTAPVKSYPANGYGLYDAAGNVWEWCSDWYRADAYSGRKGVTANPTGPDTFWDPNEPLVPKRVTRGGSFLCHVTYCESYRPAARRGTATDTGMSHLGFRCVKDKK, from the coding sequence ATGTCTGTGCGCAGCCGTCAGCGCCGCTCCGCGGCGAAACAAGTTCCCGCAACGACCACACCGCCCGCACCGGCGCGCCGGTGGCCGCGCGTGCTGTTCTACCTCGCGCTGGCGGGAGGCGCGTTCGGGGGCGCGTATGCGGCCACGGTACTGACCCGCCCCGGCGCGCCGGCGGGCATGGTGCTGATCCCCGCCGGCGAGTTCGAGATGGGGACCGCGGGCGACACGCCGAACAAGAACGAGCAGCCGGCCCACAAGGTCCGGGTGGCCGCGTTCTACATGGACGAAACGGAAGTCACCAACGCCCAGTTCCGAACGTTCGTCGAGGACGCGAAGTACGTCACCACCGCCGAGAAGAAGCCGGACTGGGAGGAGATGAAGAAGCAGCTCCCGCCGGGCACGCCGAAACCGCCGGACGATCAACTCGTTCCGGGGTCGCTGGTGTTCACACCGCCGACCGAGAAAGTTCCGACCACCGACGCGGCGCGCTGGTGGAAGTGGGTTCCCGGCGCGTGCTGGGAGCACCCGGAGGGGCCGAAGAGCGACATTAAGGGGAAGGACGATCACCCCGTGGTTCACGTTTCGTGGGACGACGCGACCGCCTACGCGAAGTGGGCCGGGAAGCGCCTCCCGACCGAGGCCGAATGGGAGTACGCCGCCCGCGGCGGGTTGGTCGGCAAGCGGTTCGCTTGGGGCGACGAGGCTCCCACCGAGACCGACGGCAAGAGGGCGAACATCTGGCAGGGGACGTTCCCGCACGAGAACACGAAGACCGACGGGTGGGAACGGACCGCGCCGGTGAAATCGTACCCGGCGAACGGGTACGGGCTGTACGACGCGGCCGGCAACGTGTGGGAGTGGTGCTCGGACTGGTACCGGGCCGACGCCTACTCCGGGCGCAAGGGCGTGACCGCGAACCCGACCGGCCCCGACACGTTCTGGGACCCGAACGAGCCGCTCGTGCCCAAGCGCGTCACCCGCGGCGGCTCGTTCCTGTGTCACGTCACCTATTGCGAGAGCTACCGCCCGGCCGCGCGCCGCGGAACCGCCACCGATACCGGCATGTCGCACCTCGGGTTCCGCTGTGTGAAAGACAAGAAGTGA
- a CDS encoding alpha/beta fold hydrolase — MSALPDVTDDSCRAAIAAFDQHATRATFDTGRYAMRFATWGHGPPLVIIHGLSDAVRGFAMVMHRLAAHFTCIAYELPNGLDDGAKLGAYHHRDFASDLFSLLDHLELDRVALLGSSFGTTVALAALAAAPQRFTKCVLKGGFAYRPLKWYERLGARQGRYWTGRLCELPFREFAMRRADPATWSGCSPLSRALFLHCNGHTPIRAACRRAVALDTLDLRALLPTIRTPALLISGDRDRIVPHAREAVLATHLPNVRRVEFADCGHYPQYTHPRATADAVANFLNE; from the coding sequence ATGTCCGCGCTCCCCGACGTGACCGACGATTCCTGTCGCGCTGCGATTGCGGCGTTCGACCAGCACGCGACGCGCGCCACGTTCGACACCGGCCGCTACGCCATGCGGTTCGCGACGTGGGGGCACGGCCCGCCACTCGTCATCATTCACGGCCTCTCGGACGCGGTCCGCGGGTTCGCGATGGTGATGCACCGGCTCGCGGCTCACTTCACCTGCATCGCCTACGAACTCCCCAACGGTCTCGACGACGGCGCGAAACTCGGCGCTTACCACCACCGCGACTTCGCTTCCGATCTCTTTTCGCTCCTCGATCACCTGGAACTTGATCGCGTCGCGCTGCTCGGCTCGTCGTTCGGAACAACGGTCGCGCTCGCGGCTCTTGCGGCGGCTCCGCAGCGATTCACGAAATGCGTGCTGAAGGGCGGGTTCGCGTACCGTCCACTGAAGTGGTACGAGCGGCTCGGCGCGCGTCAGGGGCGGTACTGGACCGGTCGGTTGTGTGAGTTGCCGTTCCGGGAGTTCGCGATGCGGCGGGCCGATCCCGCGACGTGGAGCGGGTGCTCGCCGCTTTCGCGCGCGCTGTTCCTCCACTGCAACGGGCACACGCCGATCCGCGCCGCGTGTCGCCGGGCCGTTGCCCTCGATACGCTCGATCTGCGGGCGTTGTTACCAACGATCCGCACGCCCGCTCTCCTGATAAGCGGCGACCGGGACCGCATCGTTCCCCACGCACGCGAAGCGGTTCTGGCGACCCACTTACCGAACGTGCGCCGGGTCGAATTCGCCGATTGTGGCCACTACCCGCAGTACACGCACCCCCGTGCGACCGCGGACGCGGTGGCGAACTTCCTCAACGAATGA
- a CDS encoding PPC domain-containing protein, translating to MFRRTVAALVGLLFAGYASAQSGPQVLTVFPPGAKAGATVEVTFSGNGFDGNEKLLFSAKGFTAERVGTAPAPKQPQPGPPSTAVKFKVTAPKDASGMYDVRVVSKSGLSNPRAFVVGRGTDVTEVEPNNDVGQAQKIEIETTVNGIISAPTDVDYTAFKAKAGQNIVVYCLTTSIDSKMQADLMVSGPDGKPLASNRGYRGGDAVLDFKAPTDGEYLVRVSQFAYTTGGPDHFYRLTVTAGGWVDALVPPLETDAVTPFTRNGPASKIDIKGRDLEGKLQSSRLTSPTTAMIDAVDHPRSAPGGNLLLAPQTPVVLDNAKNGTAADAQEVKAPCDVAGRIAKKNERHWYSFAAKRGEVWTLEVFAERIGSPVDAYFVLTDAKGKVITEQDDGADTLSPNQFHTKGDDPARYRFAVPADGTYKVMVSTREAGVQFGVRDQYVLRIAKEKPDFRIAVMPFSTHLPDAGTLTKGGGTVYAVFVFRFDGFNDAIELSAGMLPKGVKCPKQVIGPGQIRGTLALVCDKDADEWEGFVTIYATSGERTRTARPFTVTWPATGLQPNQVPNSPMITRMDRGDGLALAIRGDAPFTLTPVEPQVIPKAGKIEVTLKVNRDAKFKDAIQIFAATPNFGPRQQGNQPLPAVGTAQPASTEIKISVDVPPALPPGTHTLVLRGQSAAPQPKQPGNVVPRAAPTYAAVPITIVVEGAPKKK from the coding sequence ATGTTCCGTCGCACGGTTGCCGCGCTCGTCGGGTTGCTCTTTGCGGGATACGCCAGCGCACAATCCGGCCCGCAGGTGCTCACGGTGTTCCCGCCCGGTGCAAAGGCCGGCGCTACGGTGGAAGTCACGTTCTCGGGCAACGGGTTCGACGGCAACGAGAAACTGCTCTTCAGTGCGAAGGGATTCACCGCCGAACGGGTCGGCACCGCGCCGGCTCCGAAGCAACCGCAACCCGGTCCGCCCTCAACCGCGGTGAAGTTCAAAGTCACCGCTCCGAAGGACGCGAGCGGTATGTACGACGTCCGCGTCGTGAGCAAGAGCGGGCTGAGTAACCCCCGCGCGTTCGTTGTGGGCCGCGGGACGGACGTGACCGAGGTAGAACCAAATAATGACGTGGGCCAGGCGCAGAAGATCGAAATCGAGACGACGGTGAATGGCATCATTAGTGCGCCAACCGATGTCGATTACACAGCGTTCAAGGCGAAAGCGGGGCAGAACATCGTCGTGTACTGCCTGACAACGAGCATCGATAGCAAGATGCAGGCCGACCTGATGGTGAGCGGACCGGACGGCAAGCCGCTCGCCTCGAACCGCGGCTACCGCGGCGGCGACGCGGTTCTCGACTTCAAGGCACCGACCGACGGGGAATATCTCGTTCGCGTGTCGCAGTTCGCGTACACCACCGGCGGCCCGGACCACTTCTACCGGCTGACGGTGACCGCCGGCGGGTGGGTCGACGCGCTGGTCCCGCCGCTCGAAACCGACGCGGTCACGCCGTTCACCCGAAACGGGCCGGCGAGCAAGATCGACATCAAAGGGCGTGACCTCGAAGGCAAACTGCAATCGAGCCGGCTCACCTCCCCGACCACGGCCATGATCGACGCCGTCGATCACCCGCGTTCCGCACCCGGTGGGAACCTGCTCCTCGCGCCCCAAACACCGGTTGTTCTCGACAACGCGAAAAACGGCACGGCGGCCGACGCGCAAGAGGTGAAGGCGCCGTGCGACGTCGCGGGGCGCATCGCGAAGAAGAACGAGCGGCACTGGTACAGTTTCGCGGCGAAGAGGGGAGAGGTGTGGACGCTCGAAGTGTTCGCGGAGCGCATCGGTTCGCCGGTGGACGCGTACTTCGTCCTCACCGATGCCAAAGGGAAAGTGATTACCGAACAGGACGACGGCGCGGACACGCTCAGCCCGAACCAGTTCCACACGAAGGGCGACGACCCCGCGCGCTACCGCTTCGCCGTGCCCGCGGACGGCACCTACAAGGTGATGGTGTCCACGCGCGAGGCCGGCGTGCAGTTCGGGGTGCGCGATCAGTACGTCCTGCGCATCGCGAAGGAGAAACCCGACTTCCGAATCGCGGTGATGCCGTTCTCGACACACCTTCCGGACGCCGGCACGCTCACAAAGGGCGGCGGCACGGTGTACGCGGTGTTCGTGTTCCGCTTCGACGGCTTTAACGACGCGATCGAGCTGAGTGCGGGTATGCTGCCGAAAGGCGTGAAGTGCCCGAAGCAGGTGATCGGCCCGGGGCAAATTCGAGGTACGCTCGCGCTAGTGTGCGATAAGGACGCCGACGAATGGGAGGGGTTCGTCACGATTTACGCCACGAGCGGCGAGCGGACCCGCACCGCCCGGCCGTTCACCGTGACATGGCCCGCGACCGGGTTGCAACCGAACCAAGTTCCGAACAGCCCGATGATTACGCGCATGGACCGCGGAGACGGGTTGGCACTTGCGATCCGCGGGGACGCGCCGTTCACGCTCACGCCGGTCGAACCGCAGGTGATTCCGAAGGCGGGTAAAATCGAAGTAACGCTGAAGGTGAACCGCGACGCCAAATTCAAAGACGCCATCCAGATCTTCGCGGCCACGCCGAATTTTGGTCCGCGTCAGCAGGGGAATCAGCCGCTCCCGGCGGTCGGCACCGCTCAACCCGCGAGTACCGAAATTAAAATCAGCGTGGACGTGCCGCCCGCCCTACCTCCAGGCACGCACACGCTGGTGCTTCGCGGGCAAAGCGCAGCACCCCAACCGAAGCAACCGGGTAACGTCGTGCCGCGCGCGGCCCCGACCTACGCCGCGGTACCCATCACGATAGTCGTGGAGGGCGCGCCGAAGAAGAAGTGA
- a CDS encoding RICIN domain-containing protein: MFRALATLAACALFTAPVAADDKFVRIVNVESGKVLDVNDDSKEEASARAVLAKLEDDNKAQQWKLEKDGTHLKLVNRKSGKVLDVNDDSKEEGGDIIIWDDKTEGTDNQRWAWVGDGKERQIKSKSSGLVLDVDGEGQLIQKKADEKSKKQLWRVEEVK, from the coding sequence ATGTTCCGCGCGCTCGCTACTCTGGCGGCCTGTGCCCTGTTCACCGCGCCCGTTGCGGCCGACGACAAATTCGTGCGGATCGTAAACGTGGAGAGCGGCAAAGTGCTGGACGTGAACGACGACTCGAAAGAAGAGGCCAGTGCCCGTGCCGTGCTCGCCAAGCTCGAAGACGACAACAAGGCCCAACAGTGGAAACTGGAGAAGGACGGTACGCACCTCAAACTGGTGAACCGCAAGAGCGGCAAGGTGCTGGACGTGAACGACGACTCGAAAGAAGAGGGCGGGGACATCATCATTTGGGACGATAAGACCGAGGGTACCGACAACCAGCGGTGGGCGTGGGTCGGCGACGGCAAGGAGCGCCAGATCAAGAGCAAGTCGAGCGGGCTGGTGCTGGACGTTGACGGCGAGGGGCAGCTAATTCAGAAGAAGGCCGACGAGAAGTCGAAGAAGCAGCTCTGGCGGGTCGAAGAAGTCAAGTAA
- a CDS encoding dihydrolipoamide acetyltransferase family protein has translation MPIPVSIPRLGWNMEEGVFVEWLKADGDAVKSGDAVFRLEGEKATEDVESLDVGTLHIPATGPKLGDRLAVGAVIGYLLQAGEAPPTGAPPTNGESTHAPPTAEAAESPPTASENAQPLAERAGHAEEAPTLTAITPRARRLAARTGTDVSHVRGTGRNGRVRERDIAALAPPAPSQGTVPLTATRRAIAAKMVESRQTTAPVTLTAQVDATNLVNLREQFKAAGSERVPSYTDFLVKFVAVALQKHPALAAQWTDTGIVPAKSLDIGIAVDTETGLLVPVVRNVPALGLRQLAEQTSQLIDRTRRGALSARDMQGGCFTVTNLGAFGIDAFTPIINAPECAILGVGRIERRPVMDGDRVVGRDLLVLSLTFDHRIVDGAPAARFLQTLTQCVENPAPWVSS, from the coding sequence ATGCCGATTCCCGTTTCGATCCCGCGCCTCGGCTGGAACATGGAAGAGGGCGTCTTCGTCGAGTGGCTCAAGGCCGACGGCGACGCCGTCAAGTCCGGCGATGCGGTGTTCCGGCTCGAAGGCGAAAAAGCGACCGAAGACGTTGAGAGCCTCGATGTAGGCACCCTTCACATCCCCGCGACCGGCCCGAAACTCGGCGACCGGCTCGCGGTCGGCGCGGTGATCGGCTATTTACTGCAAGCGGGCGAAGCGCCGCCAACGGGAGCCCCGCCGACGAACGGCGAAAGCACGCACGCACCGCCGACCGCGGAGGCTGCTGAGAGTCCGCCCACGGCGAGCGAAAACGCGCAACCGCTCGCGGAGCGAGCGGGCCACGCGGAAGAGGCACCCACACTCACCGCGATCACGCCCCGCGCGCGTCGGCTTGCGGCACGCACGGGCACAGATGTGTCGCACGTGCGAGGCACCGGGCGCAACGGCCGCGTGCGCGAACGCGACATCGCCGCGCTTGCGCCTCCAGCCCCCTCGCAAGGCACGGTTCCGCTTACGGCGACGCGCCGGGCGATTGCTGCCAAGATGGTGGAGAGCCGGCAGACAACGGCGCCCGTCACACTGACCGCACAGGTGGACGCGACCAACCTCGTGAACCTCCGCGAGCAGTTCAAAGCGGCCGGGAGCGAACGGGTTCCGTCATACACCGATTTCCTCGTGAAGTTCGTTGCGGTCGCGCTTCAGAAGCACCCCGCACTTGCAGCACAATGGACCGATACGGGAATCGTGCCCGCCAAGAGTCTCGATATCGGGATCGCGGTCGATACCGAAACGGGATTGCTCGTGCCCGTTGTTCGCAACGTACCCGCCCTCGGGTTACGGCAACTCGCGGAGCAAACGAGCCAGTTGATCGACCGTACCCGGCGCGGCGCGCTTTCCGCACGCGACATGCAGGGCGGGTGCTTCACGGTCACGAACCTCGGCGCGTTCGGGATCGATGCGTTCACGCCGATCATCAACGCGCCGGAGTGCGCGATTCTCGGTGTGGGCCGCATCGAGCGCCGACCGGTGATGGACGGCGACCGCGTCGTCGGGCGCGATCTGCTCGTGCTGAGTCTCACGTTCGACCACCGAATCGTCGACGGCGCGCCGGCCGCTCGTTTCCTGCAAACGCTCACGCAGTGCGTCGAGAACCCGGCCCCGTGGGTATCGAGTTGA